The Poseidonibacter lekithochrous region CTTTTAGAATTTTTAAATGACGTGAAAGTCTAGATTGAATCATATCAAAAGAGTGTTCTAAGTCACATACGCAACATTTTCCATGAATATACATAAATTTCAATAGTTTTACTCTTGTTTCATCATTAAGTGCTGAAACAGATTTTAGAAATATATCCAAGAAAACTCCTTTTTTAATATTGTATTTTTTATTTGTGGAAGTATATCCAAAAAAGTTTAACATATCAAGATATCTTGATGTATTATTTTTATTTTATTCTTTATCTTTTTGGAAAGATTCTAATCCAAACTCTTTATTTTTGTATCTTTTCAATAAATCATCCCTATAAAATGGCGATAATTCAGGAACTTCAAGTATCTCTTTTATCTGCTCTTGATTCTCTTTTGCATTATAATAACACTTATTAATATATTCAATATTTAGATTTTCATGTTTTCTTATTTGTAGTTTGAACTCATCTTCTTTACAGATTTTACCTTCTTTTATAACTCTTAGATAAAATCCACTTCGCCCTTCTTTTACTATAAGAGCTGTTAGTTTTTTAATACCTAAAATAGAAGAGATTATCCAACAAGGTTGTCTTGGTTGTGACACTTCAAAAACAGCTTCCCCACAAGAGAATCTATCTCCTAAACAAATATCTTTATCATCACAATCTAAAAGTGTTATATTTTCACCTAAAGCACAAGTTGGAAGATTTATATTATGTTTTTCTTTGAAAAAATCATAAGAGCCTTGAGTAAATACACATAAAGCTCTTTGAACTCCTCCATGTACTTCTTTATCACTTTGATTATCCTCTTCTAATCCTTGAAAATTAACATACTGTGAACCATTTATTGGCTGTTTTTTATATGAAGTTTTATATGTTTTATTTTTCTTTTGTAGCTGTTCTTCCAAGCCTGTATAAATCTCTTTTATTTTATATGTCATTATCTAACCTTTTAAAAACTGAATAATTAGGGGCAAAAATATTGCTGTAAATATACCACTTAATCCCATGGCTAAAGCTGAGAAAGCTGCTGCCTTTTCACTTATCTCAATAGCTCTTGCAGTTCCTATTCCATGCGATATAAGTCCAAGAGCAAAACCTTTTGAAGTATCGTGTTTAATTTTTAAAAGTTTAAAAATACTTGTTCCTAATAGGGCTCCAATAACTCCAGTGATAATTACAAAACCAACTGCAAGTGAAGGGATAGCTCCTATTTGCTCAGATGTTATAATAGCAATTGGTGCAGTAATTGACTTCGTTGTCATTGATAATATAGTAGTAAGTTGTGCATCTAAAGCCCATAATAAAATTACTGCTATTACAATTGAGAATACTCCTGCAACAATTAATGTAATCATAATAGGTATAAAAAGTGATTTTATATATTTTAGATTATTGTACAAAGGAAGAGCAAGTGCTACAGTTGCAGGGCCTAAAAAGAAATGAATAATCTCTACACCTTTAAAATACTCTTCATATGAAACTCCACTTATAAATAAAACACTCATAATAATTGTGTATGCAACAATGATTGGTTGTAATAAAGTATGTTTATTACACTTTTCATAAATTATAATTCCTAGTTTAAAAGCCCCTAAAGTTAAGATCAGCCAAATAAGAGGAGTTTGATTTATATAGTTTATTAATGCCTCAAAATTCATTTTTTACTCTCCTGCTTAATTGTTAAATAATCCATAAGTTTTGCAGAAAATGCTAAAGCAACTATCGTTCCTATAAATAGAGATATAAAAATAGCCCAAAACTCTTTTGAGATAATATCTACTTGAGTAATAATTCCCATTGCTGCTGGAATAAATAAAAGTGGTAAATATCTTAAGTGTAAAAACACAGCAGAATCTAAACTTGGGAAACTTGATTTTCTAATCATTAAAAAAATCAACATCAAAACCATTCCAATAACAGGCCCAGGAACTAATAACTCAAATAATGTAGTTATACATTCCCCTATAAATTGGAATATTAATAGTGTAATAATACCTTTTAACATATACATATCCTTAAAAAAAAGAGATTATACTTAAGTTGTAGACATTTTGTCAATTAATTGTATTAAATAGACTTTTTGTATTTTAATCATCTTTATTGTATGATTTTTTTATGAATAAACAATTAGAAACTTTTACCCCTTTATGTGATGCCATTGGAAAACTTTTTTATCCAAATGTTGAAGTAGTACTTCATGATTTAGAAACTCAAAAATTAGTACATATTGTAAATGCCTTTTCAAAAAGAGAAATTGGCGATAAAATGATAAATGATGTAAAAGATATAAACTCTTTAAAAGAGGATATTGTAGGGCCATACAATAAAACAAATATTGATGGTAAAAAACTAAAAACTGTATCTACAATACTTCGAGATACTAATAAAAAAGCTATTGGTATTATCTGTATAAACTTTAAAATTGAAGTATTTGAAACTATGTATGATAGTCTAAAAATGCTTTTAAATATTGAAGAAAATGAAGAACAACCACAAGCTTTATTTTCCCAAGACTGGAAAGAACATACACATAGTACAATCAATAAATATTTAGAAACAAATGATTTAATTTTAGAAGAGTTAAAAATAAAAGAGAAAAAAGAGCTTATTATCTATCTAAATAATGAAGGTATTTTCTCAATTAGAAATGTAGTCACATATCTATGTGAAGTTTTAGATATATCAAGAGCTACAATTTATAAGTGGTTAAAAGAGATTAAATAGAAGATAAACTTTTATTTATCTTCTTAGTCTTCTATACATCTAACAGAACCACCAAAAGCTCTAGTTAAACTACTATCAGGTGCAGCAGTTCCAGAAGAAACTCTAAGATACTTAGCTTCAGTTGTACCATTA contains the following coding sequences:
- a CDS encoding ArsR/SmtB family transcription factor — translated: MDIFLKSVSALNDETRVKLLKFMYIHGKCCVCDLEHSFDMIQSRLSRHLKILKEAGFLRVDREGRWAYYSVRAPLDEFRTQALKEIMTLEIELPNIIKACNT
- a CDS encoding MOSC domain-containing protein yields the protein MTYKIKEIYTGLEEQLQKKNKTYKTSYKKQPINGSQYVNFQGLEEDNQSDKEVHGGVQRALCVFTQGSYDFFKEKHNINLPTCALGENITLLDCDDKDICLGDRFSCGEAVFEVSQPRQPCWIISSILGIKKLTALIVKEGRSGFYLRVIKEGKICKEDEFKLQIRKHENLNIEYINKCYYNAKENQEQIKEILEVPELSPFYRDDLLKRYKNKEFGLESFQKDKE
- a CDS encoding LrgB family protein; the protein is MNFEALINYINQTPLIWLILTLGAFKLGIIIYEKCNKHTLLQPIIVAYTIIMSVLFISGVSYEEYFKGVEIIHFFLGPATVALALPLYNNLKYIKSLFIPIMITLIVAGVFSIVIAVILLWALDAQLTTILSMTTKSITAPIAIITSEQIGAIPSLAVGFVIITGVIGALLGTSIFKLLKIKHDTSKGFALGLISHGIGTARAIEISEKAAAFSALAMGLSGIFTAIFLPLIIQFLKG
- a CDS encoding CidA/LrgA family protein, with the translated sequence MLKGIITLLIFQFIGECITTLFELLVPGPVIGMVLMLIFLMIRKSSFPSLDSAVFLHLRYLPLLFIPAAMGIITQVDIISKEFWAIFISLFIGTIVALAFSAKLMDYLTIKQESKK
- a CDS encoding helix-turn-helix transcriptional regulator produces the protein MNKQLETFTPLCDAIGKLFYPNVEVVLHDLETQKLVHIVNAFSKREIGDKMINDVKDINSLKEDIVGPYNKTNIDGKKLKTVSTILRDTNKKAIGIICINFKIEVFETMYDSLKMLLNIEENEEQPQALFSQDWKEHTHSTINKYLETNDLILEELKIKEKKELIIYLNNEGIFSIRNVVTYLCEVLDISRATIYKWLKEIK